One window from the genome of Paracoccus zhejiangensis encodes:
- a CDS encoding LysE family translocator, producing the protein MDLTQILTFASVTALLVMSPGPNGLLIAKTVPTSGRAAGFANIAGFIAAFFVHGTLSILGISAILMASATAFAFIKLLGAAYLIWIGVKALIGAWRGGTPPVEVQAARRPRSLRRAFVEGFLTNALNPKVSMFYLAAFPQFIAASHAGIGSAYLLVVVHSLINALWFGWMVLMFAQLGRFSRSTRVQRWLKGVTGVVFIGFGLKLASLRQG; encoded by the coding sequence ATGGACCTGACCCAGATCCTGACCTTTGCCAGCGTCACTGCGCTGCTGGTGATGTCGCCCGGCCCGAATGGCCTGTTGATCGCCAAGACTGTGCCCACATCCGGGCGCGCGGCGGGATTTGCCAATATCGCCGGGTTCATCGCCGCCTTCTTCGTCCACGGCACGCTGTCGATCCTCGGCATCTCGGCCATCCTGATGGCCTCGGCCACGGCTTTCGCCTTCATCAAGCTCTTGGGCGCGGCCTACCTGATCTGGATCGGGGTCAAGGCGCTGATCGGCGCATGGCGCGGCGGCACGCCCCCCGTCGAGGTTCAGGCCGCGCGCCGACCGCGCAGTCTGCGCCGCGCTTTCGTCGAGGGGTTCCTGACCAATGCGCTCAATCCCAAGGTCTCGATGTTCTATCTCGCGGCCTTCCCGCAATTCATCGCCGCCAGCCATGCGGGCATCGGGTCGGCCTATCTTCTGGTGGTCGTTCACAGCCTGATCAACGCGCTGTGGTTCGGCTGGATGGTGCTGATGTTCGCCCAGCTTGGACGCTTCAGCCGCAGCACCCGCGTGCAGCGCTGGCTGAAGGGGGTGACGGGGGTCGTCTTCATCGGCTTCGGGCTGAAGCTGGCCAGCCTTCGTCAGGGCTGA